One Paenibacillus crassostreae DNA segment encodes these proteins:
- the walK gene encoding cell wall metabolism sensor histidine kinase WalK produces the protein MKPASFFRTVQAKLIIVYMLLILIAMQLIGVYFVSAMKNSLTSNFTNDLQEQAELLSVMAADKLGDDIEEGKNSVESLGVIVNNLFNLSGVEIQVLDASGKVLITSLSSHADYVGRKNTQTVVSRALQGISDNEEYVIDEDNERKRVVAKPIINNSKIVGAIYIVASMTELHDTIGRVNNIFISGMLLALGLTAILGVILAHTITQPIKEMTRHATAVAEGNFEQRMPVFGNDEIGQLSEAFNYMTSRLSDALLQNEEEKEKLASILTNMSDGVIATDEAGHVILMNRRASAMLSLDEDESDQKDIVQLLGLDSEQAHAVADGSMNSALLEMSIPGVDTAYKVRVTFTSIHRREFGIAGTIVVLQDVTEQEKLEASRREFVANVSHELRTPLTTIKSYTEALDDGAIEDTQLAQRFVGVIQNETERMIRLVTDLLHLSRLDNKESSLRKEPTDVLEMLEDVTDRFSFQMQQKHIKSNIIVQEGIESVLFDRDQIDQVLDNLVSNSLKYTPDGGLVTLEARLTDDYQLAISVQDTGIGIPKKDIDHIFDRFYRVDKARSRNMGGTGLGLSIAREIVNAHGGIMTLQSELEQGTKVSFILPIVEDGGVMV, from the coding sequence ATGAAACCCGCCTCTTTTTTTCGTACCGTTCAAGCAAAGCTTATTATTGTATATATGCTGTTGATTCTTATTGCGATGCAACTCATCGGGGTCTATTTCGTGAGTGCAATGAAGAATTCACTTACTAGTAATTTCACCAATGATTTGCAAGAGCAAGCAGAGCTACTCTCTGTGATGGCGGCAGATAAATTAGGTGACGATATCGAAGAGGGAAAGAACTCGGTTGAAAGCTTAGGAGTAATCGTCAATAATCTATTCAATCTGAGTGGCGTAGAAATTCAGGTGCTGGACGCCAGTGGGAAGGTACTAATTACCTCCCTATCTTCCCATGCTGATTATGTGGGACGTAAGAATACACAGACGGTTGTGAGCCGTGCTCTCCAAGGGATTAGCGATAACGAGGAGTACGTAATTGACGAGGATAATGAGCGTAAACGAGTGGTTGCGAAGCCCATCATTAATAATAGCAAAATTGTGGGTGCCATCTATATTGTCGCTTCGATGACGGAGTTGCATGATACGATTGGACGAGTTAATAATATCTTTATCTCTGGTATGTTACTAGCATTAGGATTAACGGCCATTCTTGGCGTTATTCTAGCACATACAATTACACAGCCTATCAAAGAAATGACACGCCATGCGACCGCAGTGGCAGAAGGAAACTTCGAACAGCGGATGCCGGTATTCGGTAATGATGAAATTGGGCAATTAAGTGAAGCCTTTAACTATATGACCAGTCGTCTAAGTGATGCACTCTTACAGAATGAAGAGGAGAAGGAGAAGTTAGCTTCGATTCTAACGAATATGAGTGATGGCGTCATTGCCACGGATGAAGCGGGACATGTTATTCTTATGAATCGTCGAGCGAGCGCGATGTTAAGTCTAGACGAGGATGAATCAGATCAGAAGGACATCGTACAGCTACTCGGACTTGATTCTGAACAAGCTCATGCCGTGGCAGATGGGTCTATGAACAGTGCATTACTGGAGATGAGTATTCCAGGAGTAGATACCGCATATAAGGTACGAGTTACTTTCACATCGATTCATCGACGAGAATTCGGGATTGCCGGGACAATTGTTGTGTTACAGGATGTAACAGAACAAGAGAAGTTGGAGGCATCGCGGCGTGAATTCGTAGCTAATGTATCGCATGAGTTGCGGACACCACTTACAACCATTAAGAGCTATACTGAGGCTTTGGATGATGGAGCTATTGAGGATACACAGCTAGCCCAACGCTTCGTCGGCGTTATTCAGAATGAGACGGAACGAATGATTCGACTTGTAACGGATCTTCTTCACTTATCCAGACTGGATAATAAAGAGTCTTCTTTACGTAAAGAACCAACGGATGTACTGGAGATGTTGGAGGATGTAACGGACCGGTTTTCTTTTCAAATGCAACAGAAGCATATTAAATCGAACATTATAGTGCAAGAGGGTATTGAAAGTGTGTTATTTGATCGTGATCAAATTGACCAGGTACTTGATAATTTAGTATCCAATTCGCTTAAATATACACCAGATGGTGGTCTAGTTACGCTTGAAGCTAGGTTGACGGATGACTATCAGCTTGCTATTTCAGTACAGGATACAGGAATTGGTATTCCAAAGAAAGATATAGATCACATATTTGACCGATTCTATCGTGTGGACAAGGCACGTTCGCGTAATATGGGAGGGACGGGTCTAGGCCTTTCGATTGCCCGGGAAATTGTAAACGCACATGGAGGGATAATGACACTCCAATCTGAACTTGAACAAGGTACGAAAGTTAGCTTCATACTTCCAATAGTTGAGGATGGGGGTGTGATGGTATGA
- a CDS encoding YycH family regulatory protein: MKEKLKSIVLVLLVVGSLVESYYLMYRLPGSDSVIKSATSYIKTEYMGPESDVESLIYPNKMIIHMGEDKHTIFYPNSTFYNLIFSRLEGRSFDSFQRRSLQDINMAEIRTQNPGIELSFGEGVPVSLLQRVMQIQPDSLFQAEQINRIWIYNVSSESKARALFFSTEGDVVYEAGKADLTAQDVQQHVDFGQSWIPYSSVNGSYYIPETEVEMVAATIGVDAYTSEQMQRSLFFDPSITRNIKEKDGSEIYTDSKRSLQVRQEQKWMSYSDPAALPDGEDDIAKEVLAAVDFVNQHGGWNGDYRLSLAGGGIDQNEVEFQQYYGTYPILETPQFQYGLIKLNLHQGTVSTYERSLIYIQPEEAKKEMKTLSGGDDLRYKLKSISQQSEIVDLYPAYLPTRTDKGLQLKPVWAVNLKSGAVIVLD, from the coding sequence ATGAAAGAAAAGCTGAAGTCCATAGTACTCGTCTTGTTAGTCGTAGGTAGTTTAGTTGAGAGTTATTATCTCATGTATCGTCTTCCAGGAAGTGACTCCGTCATTAAGTCGGCAACGAGCTATATTAAGACAGAATATATGGGCCCGGAATCTGATGTAGAGAGTCTTATTTATCCGAATAAAATGATTATTCATATGGGTGAGGATAAACATACGATATTCTATCCGAATTCTACGTTCTATAATTTGATCTTCTCACGCCTTGAGGGGCGGAGCTTCGATAGCTTTCAGCGTCGCTCTTTGCAAGACATCAATATGGCAGAAATTCGCACCCAGAATCCAGGAATTGAATTAAGTTTTGGTGAGGGCGTACCAGTGTCATTGCTGCAACGTGTGATGCAGATCCAACCAGATTCTTTATTTCAAGCTGAGCAAATTAATCGAATCTGGATTTATAATGTAAGTAGTGAGTCTAAAGCACGTGCTTTATTCTTTAGTACAGAAGGTGACGTTGTATATGAGGCTGGAAAAGCTGACCTTACAGCACAGGATGTACAACAACATGTGGATTTCGGACAATCGTGGATACCTTATTCGTCTGTGAATGGAAGCTACTATATTCCAGAAACCGAAGTGGAAATGGTAGCAGCTACAATAGGTGTCGATGCCTATACCTCAGAACAAATGCAGCGTAGTTTATTCTTCGATCCCAGCATTACTCGTAATATCAAGGAGAAGGATGGCTCGGAAATTTATACGGATAGTAAGCGTAGTTTACAAGTAAGACAGGAACAGAAATGGATGAGTTATAGCGATCCTGCCGCTTTGCCTGATGGAGAAGACGACATAGCCAAAGAAGTGTTAGCCGCTGTCGATTTCGTCAACCAGCACGGAGGCTGGAATGGTGATTATCGGCTAAGCCTTGCTGGCGGAGGTATAGACCAGAATGAGGTGGAGTTCCAGCAGTATTACGGCACCTATCCTATTCTGGAAACACCACAGTTCCAATATGGGTTGATCAAGCTTAACTTACACCAAGGAACCGTATCGACCTACGAGAGATCGCTCATTTATATACAACCCGAGGAAGCGAAGAAGGAAATGAAGACGTTATCTGGTGGAGATGATCTAAGGTATAAATTGAAGAGCATAAGTCAGCAATCAGAAATCGTCGATTTATATCCGGCTTACTTACCTACAAGGACAGACAAAGGTCTACAATTAAAACCTGTGTGGGCGGTTAATCTTAAATCTGGTGCAGTCATCGTGCTGGATTGA
- the yycI gene encoding two-component system regulatory protein YycI, which produces MDWGRAKNVLIYAFLLLNLVLGYQLWNDVSEQVTSSLDYTSLDENTQIIMQEKNIQILCLIPAGTPVLPKINYHYINDESVEPVELDEPVDSKLVFMGDDLVKALEDQIPRFEEYRYDSMESENGVFVFHPLVESEWPLFNDQLKLKLHYTDRKITSYQLSEIKIVSSNEEEQQKVLTAVDALATLINKYIAPNSVVKDIQLGYYGEMFNSENQVAAPAWRFTLENEVYYVQGISGDVISSKTEKVKE; this is translated from the coding sequence ATGGATTGGGGAAGGGCTAAGAATGTTTTGATCTATGCTTTCTTATTATTAAATCTCGTGCTAGGCTATCAATTGTGGAATGATGTAAGTGAACAAGTAACAAGTAGTCTGGATTATACATCACTAGATGAGAATACTCAGATCATCATGCAAGAGAAGAATATTCAGATCCTATGCCTTATTCCTGCGGGAACCCCAGTACTTCCTAAGATTAACTATCACTATATAAATGATGAATCGGTGGAACCTGTCGAACTGGATGAACCAGTGGATAGTAAGTTAGTTTTCATGGGTGATGACTTAGTCAAAGCACTGGAGGATCAGATTCCTAGATTCGAAGAGTATCGTTATGATTCTATGGAAAGTGAGAATGGGGTCTTTGTATTTCATCCTTTGGTAGAATCGGAATGGCCACTTTTTAATGATCAGTTGAAGCTAAAGTTACATTATACTGACCGTAAAATAACTTCATATCAATTGTCCGAGATAAAGATTGTTTCGTCCAATGAAGAAGAACAACAAAAGGTACTAACTGCCGTTGATGCATTAGCTACTTTAATCAATAAATATATTGCGCCTAATTCTGTTGTGAAGGATATACAGTTAGGTTATTATGGCGAGATGTTTAATTCGGAGAATCAAGTGGCTGCACCTGCGTGGCGCTTCACACTTGAGAATGAAGTGTATTATGTACAAGGCATCAGTGGGGACGTTATTAGTTCCAAGACAGAAAAAGTGAAGGAGTAG
- a CDS encoding MBL fold metallo-hydrolase — translation MGISFTVLSSGSTGNATVVTNGETTLLIDAGFSARRVDELLKERDLNGGDIDGILVTHEHSDHIKGLGPVARKYNLPIYANEKTWDAMDKSIGKIAEENRIVMDSGEAKDFGTLRVESFGISHDAAEPVGYNFYEDDEKLSVATDLGYVSDKVKQALSNADVLVLEANHDIELLRMGRYPWNTKRRILGDMGHLSNVASGEAMSELLTGDTKRTYLAHLSRDHNMMDLAKMTVRDAMEERGCFYKETEFQLCDTFYDRPTPWDKVSKRSIDPVHQPS, via the coding sequence ATGGGAATATCTTTTACAGTATTGTCTAGTGGGTCGACAGGGAACGCAACAGTAGTCACGAACGGTGAGACAACGCTATTGATTGACGCTGGATTCAGTGCACGTCGGGTGGATGAGTTATTAAAGGAGCGGGATCTGAATGGTGGGGATATCGATGGTATTCTAGTGACGCATGAGCATTCTGATCATATTAAGGGACTAGGTCCAGTGGCTCGTAAATATAATCTTCCTATTTATGCGAATGAGAAGACATGGGATGCTATGGATAAATCGATAGGTAAAATTGCAGAAGAGAATCGGATTGTTATGGATAGTGGTGAGGCGAAGGACTTCGGCACATTACGTGTGGAATCATTTGGGATTTCGCATGACGCGGCAGAACCCGTAGGATATAACTTCTATGAGGATGATGAGAAACTTAGTGTAGCTACGGATCTGGGTTATGTTAGTGATAAAGTAAAGCAAGCTCTCTCGAATGCAGATGTATTGGTTCTGGAAGCTAATCACGATATAGAATTATTACGAATGGGGCGTTATCCATGGAATACGAAACGACGTATTCTTGGTGATATGGGCCATCTCTCTAATGTTGCTTCTGGAGAAGCGATGAGTGAACTTCTTACAGGCGATACGAAACGTACGTATCTAGCACATTTAAGTCGAGATCACAATATGATGGATTTGGCTAAAATGACAGTACGCGATGCAATGGAAGAACGCGGATGTTTCTATAAAGAGACGGAATTCCAATTGTGTGATACTTTCTATGATCGTCCTACACCATGGGATAAGGTGAGCAAGAGATCAATTGATCCAGTTCATCAGCCTTCGTAG